A stretch of the Solanum dulcamara chromosome 6, daSolDulc1.2, whole genome shotgun sequence genome encodes the following:
- the LOC129891788 gene encoding transcription factor MYB15-like, whose translation MVRTPCHDENGRKKGTWTPEEDRKLAEYITKYGSWNWRQLPKYAGLARCGKSCRLRWMNYLRPNVKRGNYTKEEDEIILNLHSQLGNKWSAIAVHLPGRSDNEIKNHWHTSLKKRANYSTNSSDKSSNKCNNKMNRRNSNVENKNASASMSTLHENIVLESSEWSPKESSSEEELSSYQLEYNVFQEELALEEITSERFWTEPFVVESYNSTTRIDFLAPSVDYYGLVCPPSPFIGHEFLSSFDLDDYNL comes from the exons ATGGTGAGAACACCTTGCCACGATGAAAATGGTCGTAAGAAAGGTACTTGGACACCTGAAGAAGACAGGAAATTAGCAGAATATATTACTAAATATGGATCATGGAACTGGAGACAGCTTCCCAAATATGCTG GTCTAGCAAGGTGTGGAAAGAGCTGCAGGCTTCGATGGATGAATTACTTAAGGCCAAATGTTAAAAGAGGAAACTACACAAAAGAAGAAGACGAAATCATCTTGAACCTCCATTCTCAACTTGGAAATAA GTGGTCTGCAATTGCTGTTCACTTGCCAGGAAGATCAGACAATGAGATAAAGAATCATTGGCATACTTCACTTAAGAAGCGCGCTAATTATTCTACAAACTCAAGTGACAAATCAAGCAACAAATGCAACAATAAGATGAATAGAAGAAACAGTAatgtggaaaataaaaatgcaagTGCTAGTATGAGTACTTTACATGAAAATATAGTACTTGAAAGTTCAGAATGGTCACCAAAAGAGTCATCAAGTGAAGAAGAACTCTCCTCTTATCAACTGGAATATAATGTTTTTCAAGAAGAATTAGCTTTGGAAGAAATTACAAGTGAAAGATTTTGGACAGAACCATTTGTAGTTGAAAGTTACAATAGTACTACTAGAATTGATTTTCTAGCTCCATCAGTTGATTATTATGGACTAGTGTGTCCACCTTCACCTTTTATAGGTCATGAATTTCTTTCATCCTTTGATCTAGATGATTataatttgtaa